Sequence from the Bacteroidia bacterium genome:
AGATCCTTGTGCAGCTTATTTAGGATTAATTGGAATAAATACCGCAGGCCCGGTTAACAACGGTACTGCAGGTACCGATGGCTGTGATGGCGGAGATGGGGTAGATGGTGGAAATGGTACACCTGGATTTTCAGGAGGTTTTTTTCAACCCGGTGATGGACAAAACGGAACAGATGGAGAAGTTGGCGGCGGTGGCGGCGGCGGCGGCGGCGGCGGAGCACATGGTGGAACGGATCCAATTATTCAGCCACCCTGCGGCACCGGAGGCGGCGGCGGAGGCGGTGGCGAAGGCGGTGGATTTGGATCAGGTGCTACCGGTGGAACCGGAGGCGGTGGTTCCTTTGGTATTTATGTCAATAACAATGGTGCCAATGGAAATATCAGCGATTGCATGGTAGCTTCTTCAGCTCCCGGAACCGGCGGATTTGGCGGTTTTCCCGGAGGATATGGCGGAAATGGTGGCCGAGGCGGAAATGGTGGCGGAGTTATGGGAAGTATCGGTAGAGGTGGCCCCGGTGGAGATGGAGGAGATGGTGGAAATGGTGGTATAGGCGGAAATGGCGCTCCCGGAGTAAGTCAGGATATTTACGAAGATCCGGCAGGAGTTTCGTCCAATATTACCAATATGAATGCCGCTGTGGAACCTCAAATCTTCCTGGCTAATACCGGTTGTAGTTGGAGTGATATTACCTACTCAACCAATGCTACCGGATTGGTAAATTGGTATTTCGACGGAGGATCTCTTCCCCTTTCAGCTCAAGGACAAAGCGTAACAACCCAATACAGCAACCAGGGTTTGCATAGCATAACCTTAATGGTAAACGGTGTGCCCTATATCTTTACCAATTTCGCTAATATCGTAAACGATGGTACACCTTATCTGCCAACTATTCAATCTAACTCTGATACCATTTGTCCTGGTACCAATGCCTCCTTTACCAGTTCATACAATGCAGTAAGTTATGAATGGCATTTCGGTGGGGGAGCAACTCCCGATTCCCAGGTTGGACCTAATCTGCAAACTGTTAATGCTACCTTCCCTAATGAAGGAACCTATTATGTAACTTTACAAACCACTTCAGCTTGCTGCGGTAAATCCAAAATCGACACCTTTGTGGTAGTTGTGGTTCCTGTATTACAGCCACAAGTGTATATCTCCAGCACCAATAATAATTTATGTGGACAAGAAACTGTCACTTTTGGTGCAATTGCCGTAAATGGTGGAAGTTCTCCGACCTTTAATTGGCAATTGAATGGAGCAAGTGTTGGAAATGGAAATTCCTATACCAGTTCTACACTGGTGGATGGTGATCAGATCATTTGTCAAATGACCAGCAATTACCAATGTCCTCAACCTAATCCGGTTTCCTCTTTGCCCATTACCATTAGTGCGCATCCAATACCTCAGTTTACCTGTTCGGTATCTGCAGCCTACCTGGGCGGAAATACCACATTTGGAACCAATATAACTGTAGGAACAGGTCCGTATGAGTTCTTTTGGACTTTCGGTGACGGTGGTTCAAGCAATGATTCAGCAGCTACCCATGTTTATGGTGGCACCGGATTGTACAATGCCAGCGTACACCTAATCGATAAATTTGGTTGCGAAGCCGATTGTAGTTTGCTGGTTGATATTGTATTACCTCCGGTGGTTGTAGCAGATTTTAGTTACCAGCAAAACCCTCAATGTGGTACCAATACAGTCAATTTCACTAATACTTCCTCTGCCGGGAATCCGGTTAACTTTCAATGGGATTTTGGCGATGGAACCGGCCTAAACCCCGGAACAGCCAATCCAAGCTATACCTACAATTTGCCGGGAGTTTTTTCAGTAAAAATGGTAGCAGATAATGGCATCTTTTCCGACACCATCGAATACCCTAACATTATTCAGGTTTGGCCTTTTCCGGATGCCAACCTGAAAGCTAATCCAACTGTGGCTTGCGATAGCATGGAGGTAAGGTTCTTTGATCAATCGGTAGGAGCTACCGCTTGGGATTGGAATTTTGGAGATGGAGTGGTAAATACTTTGCAAAATCCTCCACACCTTTATATGAATGCCGGTACTTATAACATTACCTTAAGTGTTACCAATGAATATGGTTGTCAGGATGATACTACCTTGTTCTCTTACATCATCATAAATCCTTCGCCCAATGCCGGCTTTGCTACAACAGATACCATGGTTTGTACCACGGTGCCGGTGGTTTTTGACGCTTCTTCTTCCAACCCGATCAATACCATTACCAGCTATTTATGGACTTTTGAAGGAGGAAATCCGGATAGTATCCTAAGCACCACCCCGGATGCAATTACAAGCTACGATAAGCCTGGAACCTACGATGTTGAGTTAATGGTAACCAATACTTTCGGTTGTACCGATACAGTTAAGGTTCAGGATTACATTGATGCTATCCCTTACCCGGAAGCATCCTTTTATGCGGATACCACCATGTTGATGATGCCGGATACTACCATTCAACTCGTGAACACCAGCAGGTATTACAATTCATGGCAATGGTTTTATGGCAATGGAGACGGAAGTAGCCGCGAAAGAAATCCGGTTGCAATTTATCCCGATTCAGGAGAGTACACCATTACCCTAATTATTGAAAATGAATTGGGTTGTCAGGATACCGCTGAGGTTAAAATTAAGGTGTTTGAACAAGAAACCATTTTTATTCCAACTTCCTTTACACCGGATGGAGATGGCTTAAATGAAATTTATTCTCCGGAAGGTCGCGGTATTAAGGATTATGAATTCCTGATCTTTGATCGTTGGGGACAAACCTTATTCCGTTCCAAGTCTATCAAATTTGGTTGGAATGGAACCAATCGAAACGGAGACCCGGTACCTCCCGGAATTTATGCCTACAAGGTTTATGTAGAATGGTATACCGGCAGAACCTATTCAACCTTGGGCAGTGTGAATTTAATGAAGTAATTTAACCTTAAATACAATATAGAAAATGAAAACTATGCAAACCTGGCTTGATGAGTACCAAGTGAGCCACCAAAACAAAACCAATAAAACCATTCATTGGATATGTATTCCGCATATCTTTTTTACTGTGGTAGGGTTTTTATGGAGTATTAAATTGCCGTTGGAACTAACTGCCGGCTTTCAGGCTAATGTGGCCTTAATAGCCCTAGCCTTGGTTTTTGTATACTATGCTTTGCTTTCTATTCCTTTGGCCATCGGTATGGGTTTGTTTTCGCTTTTCTGTGCCTTTCTATGCTACCAAATTGAATTGGCTCAGTTTATGCCGCTTTGGCAATTGTGTTTGATCATTTTTGTACTCGCCTGGATCGGGCAATTTTATGGTCATAATGTAGAAGGTAAAAAGCCTTCTTTCTTAAAAGATTTGCAGTTTTTAATGATTGGCCCTGCTTGGATTATGGCCGATATTTTTAAACGTTTTGGAATAAAATACTAAGAAACAACTCGTATGTCTGAATTAATAACTGCTCCTGTAGAACCTGTTGCTCCTGTTAAGAAAAATCAAGTTGACGCTATTCAACTGATTAAGAAACAACGCGATTTCTTTAATACCGGGAAGACCAAATCAGTTGAATTTAGGGTTCAAATGCTGGAAAAACTGCTGAATGCTTTGCTAAAGTATGAAAAGGAATTAGAGCAGGCATTGTGGCAAGATTTGAGAAAACCACAAATGGAGGCTTGGGCAACTGAAGTTGGAATCACCATCACTGAAACCAGAGATGCCATTCGGAAAGTTGGAAAATGGATGAAGCCTGAAAAGGTTGGTACTCCTTTGTTTTTTTTACCGGGCTCCAGTTGGATTTATCCTGAACCTTATGGGGTTTGTCTCATTATTTCTCCCTGGAATTACCCTTTGAAAAACCTGATGGGTCCTGTTTTGGGTTGCATTTCTGCCGGAAATACCGCCATTCTAAAACCCTCCGAACTTTCCCCTGCAACTTCAGCCATGATCAAAAAGATTATTTCTGAAGTATTTCCTCCGGAGTATTTAGTAGTGGTAGAAGGTGGTGCGGATGAAACACAACAATTGTTAGAAGAACGTTTTGATTACATCATGTTTACCGGAGGTACGGAGATCGGACGAATTATTTACCAAAAG
This genomic interval carries:
- a CDS encoding PKD domain-containing protein; its protein translation is MKALKHTLWLLLLIFSGTSLTVAQQCNIYYVSPTGNGAGTQSAPTSFTNALATATPGSLLRLAAGTYTLTTELNIPSGVTIEGGFDPSTWIKSNYSPTIIRRTNANPVPSPARIVGLQAVNQSNFTLLDLTITTDDAPGAGVSNYAVYLSGCSNYNIVRCKITAGKGSNGIDGLPGIDGADGIDGAAGGPGHECQPTGNGGGPGGNSGTGGPGGNGGDGGAQGTPDEIQFGWDNSGWIPIPVITYVQGIAPDGNPGLPGGGTCGGTGGNFGEGNDNLLASADPCAAYLGLIGINTAGPVNNGTAGTDGCDGGDGVDGGNGTPGFSGGFFQPGDGQNGTDGEVGGGGGGGGGGGAHGGTDPIIQPPCGTGGGGGGGGEGGGFGSGATGGTGGGGSFGIYVNNNGANGNISDCMVASSAPGTGGFGGFPGGYGGNGGRGGNGGGVMGSIGRGGPGGDGGDGGNGGIGGNGAPGVSQDIYEDPAGVSSNITNMNAAVEPQIFLANTGCSWSDITYSTNATGLVNWYFDGGSLPLSAQGQSVTTQYSNQGLHSITLMVNGVPYIFTNFANIVNDGTPYLPTIQSNSDTICPGTNASFTSSYNAVSYEWHFGGGATPDSQVGPNLQTVNATFPNEGTYYVTLQTTSACCGKSKIDTFVVVVVPVLQPQVYISSTNNNLCGQETVTFGAIAVNGGSSPTFNWQLNGASVGNGNSYTSSTLVDGDQIICQMTSNYQCPQPNPVSSLPITISAHPIPQFTCSVSAAYLGGNTTFGTNITVGTGPYEFFWTFGDGGSSNDSAATHVYGGTGLYNASVHLIDKFGCEADCSLLVDIVLPPVVVADFSYQQNPQCGTNTVNFTNTSSAGNPVNFQWDFGDGTGLNPGTANPSYTYNLPGVFSVKMVADNGIFSDTIEYPNIIQVWPFPDANLKANPTVACDSMEVRFFDQSVGATAWDWNFGDGVVNTLQNPPHLYMNAGTYNITLSVTNEYGCQDDTTLFSYIIINPSPNAGFATTDTMVCTTVPVVFDASSSNPINTITSYLWTFEGGNPDSILSTTPDAITSYDKPGTYDVELMVTNTFGCTDTVKVQDYIDAIPYPEASFYADTTMLMMPDTTIQLVNTSRYYNSWQWFYGNGDGSSRERNPVAIYPDSGEYTITLIIENELGCQDTAEVKIKVFEQETIFIPTSFTPDGDGLNEIYSPEGRGIKDYEFLIFDRWGQTLFRSKSIKFGWNGTNRNGDPVPPGIYAYKVYVEWYTGRTYSTLGSVNLMK
- a CDS encoding DUF962 domain-containing protein, with protein sequence MKTMQTWLDEYQVSHQNKTNKTIHWICIPHIFFTVVGFLWSIKLPLELTAGFQANVALIALALVFVYYALLSIPLAIGMGLFSLFCAFLCYQIELAQFMPLWQLCLIIFVLAWIGQFYGHNVEGKKPSFLKDLQFLMIGPAWIMADIFKRFGIKY